The Lentzea guizhouensis genome contains a region encoding:
- a CDS encoding alkene reductase: MSDTNAFSPLRVGATTVRNRLAMAPMTRSRATDEGLATASTAEYYRQRAGAGLIVTEATQISLRGKAYPTTPGIATPEQAESWRQVTDAVHEAGGTIHLQLFHGGRTGHPTMRGGLDAHAPSAVAAPGQTFTPDGMKDHPVPAAMTAEDIRTTLQEFATASALAVSAGFDGVQLHAANGYLPQQFLCQNTNLRTDEWGGSTENRIRFVVEAVRAMAGAAGADRTSLRISPASTIQGIDEGNTEELYEAMLGELAGDGLAFLDVSETPGRRELTTLLRKSWPGVLVLNPHRTADPEAPHDRVDDGLAAGADIVALGAAWLANPDLATRIVQRGPYNEPDNSTFYGGTDRGYLDYPRLAA; encoded by the coding sequence ATGAGTGACACCAACGCTTTCTCGCCCCTCCGGGTCGGCGCCACGACCGTCCGCAACCGCCTGGCCATGGCCCCGATGACCCGCAGCCGCGCCACCGACGAGGGTCTGGCCACCGCGTCGACCGCCGAGTACTACCGGCAGCGCGCCGGTGCCGGCCTCATCGTCACCGAGGCCACCCAGATCAGCCTGCGCGGCAAGGCCTACCCGACCACGCCGGGCATCGCCACGCCCGAGCAGGCCGAGAGCTGGCGGCAGGTCACCGACGCCGTGCACGAGGCCGGTGGCACCATCCACCTGCAGCTCTTCCACGGCGGCCGCACCGGCCACCCGACCATGCGCGGCGGCCTGGACGCCCACGCCCCCTCCGCGGTCGCCGCCCCCGGCCAGACCTTCACCCCCGACGGCATGAAGGACCACCCGGTGCCCGCGGCCATGACCGCCGAGGACATCCGCACGACGCTCCAGGAGTTCGCGACGGCCTCGGCACTGGCGGTTTCGGCGGGCTTCGACGGCGTGCAGCTGCACGCGGCCAACGGCTACCTGCCGCAGCAGTTCCTGTGCCAGAACACGAACCTGCGCACCGACGAGTGGGGCGGCAGCACCGAGAACCGCATCCGGTTCGTCGTCGAGGCCGTCCGCGCCATGGCCGGCGCCGCCGGTGCCGACCGCACCTCGCTGCGGATCTCGCCCGCCAGCACCATCCAGGGCATCGACGAGGGCAACACCGAAGAGCTCTACGAAGCCATGCTGGGCGAACTGGCCGGCGACGGCCTGGCGTTCCTCGACGTCTCCGAGACCCCCGGCCGGCGCGAGCTGACCACGTTGCTGCGCAAGTCCTGGCCCGGCGTGCTGGTGCTCAACCCGCACCGCACCGCCGACCCGGAAGCACCCCACGACCGCGTCGACGACGGCTTGGCCGCCGGTGCCGACATCGTGGCCCTCGGCGCCGCCTGGCTCGCCAACCCCGACCTGGCCACGCGCATCGTCCAGCGCGGCCCGTACAACGAGCCCGACAACTCGACCTTCTACGGCGGC
- a CDS encoding winged helix-turn-helix transcriptional regulator has product MTRSTAANAQVIDSSGCEAAGGIMSFVSQRWTSAIMLAGARGARHFSEYRRMVGGISPRMLSVRLTELEQHGLVHREVVPSMPVQVRYQLTERGLSLLSAVDAITRWTHEPS; this is encoded by the coding sequence GTGACCAGGTCGACGGCAGCAAACGCGCAGGTGATCGACTCATCCGGCTGTGAGGCCGCCGGCGGGATCATGAGCTTCGTCTCACAGCGCTGGACCTCGGCGATCATGCTGGCCGGGGCGAGGGGCGCGCGGCACTTCAGCGAGTACCGGCGGATGGTCGGCGGCATCTCGCCCCGCATGCTGTCGGTGCGCCTGACCGAGCTCGAGCAGCACGGCCTGGTGCACCGCGAGGTGGTGCCGAGCATGCCGGTGCAGGTGCGGTACCAGCTGACCGAACGGGGTCTGAGCCTGCTCAGCGCGGTGGACGCGATCACCCGGTGGACGCACGAACCGAGCTGA
- a CDS encoding LuxR C-terminal-related transcriptional regulator → MHGLAAVLAELAACARLRGRRRPRRSAERTGLAAGPAGPGHRPARRALAALGEGRYTDAFAAVRRVHDPRPAYQLALRRYTLPELAEAAVRSGHADEAAKLVEGLDSATTSPALASGLRYARALLASDEDAESLFTTALDAHDTTGWDRARVQLAFGAWLRRQRRATHARPHLKAAAEAFEAFGTVGWAARAREELRASGETRRGGGGLTEHELTIARLAADGLTNKEIGERMNLSHRTVSTHLHRIFPKLGVTARSELGAALAGQNR, encoded by the coding sequence ATGCACGGCCTCGCCGCCGTTCTCGCCGAGCTCGCCGCCTGCGCGCGACTACGCGGCCGTCGCCGACCTCGCCGCTCCGCCGAACGCACCGGCCTCGCCGCAGGGCCCGCCGGTCCTGGCCACCGTCCAGCTCGCCGCGCCCTGGCCGCACTCGGCGAGGGCCGCTACACCGACGCGTTCGCCGCCGTCCGCCGCGTCCACGACCCCCGACCCGCCTACCAGCTCGCCCTGCGCCGCTACACCCTGCCCGAACTGGCCGAGGCCGCCGTCCGCAGCGGCCACGCCGACGAGGCCGCCAAGCTCGTCGAGGGCCTCGACAGCGCCACCACCTCACCCGCCCTGGCCAGCGGCCTGCGCTACGCCCGCGCCCTGCTCGCGTCCGACGAGGACGCCGAATCCCTGTTCACGACGGCGTTGGACGCCCACGACACGACCGGCTGGGACCGCGCCCGCGTCCAACTCGCCTTCGGCGCCTGGCTGCGCCGCCAACGCCGCGCCACCCACGCCCGCCCACACCTGAAAGCGGCAGCGGAGGCGTTCGAGGCGTTCGGCACCGTGGGCTGGGCAGCGCGCGCACGGGAGGAACTGCGCGCGTCCGGTGAAACCCGCCGCGGTGGCGGCGGACTGACCGAACACGAGCTGACGATCGCGCGGCTCGCGGCGGACGGGTTGACGAACAAGGAGATCGGCGAGCGGATGAACCTCTCGCACCGCACGGTCAGCACGCACCTGCACCGCATCTTCCCGAAGCTGGGCGTGACGGCGCGTTCTGAGCTCGGTGCGGCGCTGGCCGGGCAGAACCGCTGA